One window from the genome of Aricia agestis chromosome 6, ilAriAges1.1, whole genome shotgun sequence encodes:
- the LOC121727963 gene encoding clavesin-2-like has product MEIHKNPVMQNPVMQMTQEERLSLMIRYGITDEKKTEHDIKEIREWLTTQNHLLEASKHMNDVIIKRMYAMAKGSIEDTKTNIDRYCSARGLLPELTLNKRIEDFEHFCQKVQYITLPKLHAKDLSRITVIRYLTPDLSDVSFLVYMRYTNLVEDYKQNFECNLGLTVIVDYKNLPLSFLLKISPMLLKRAENMFTKAYGYDVKAIHMVNVPNFIDKVLSLVRCSLSKEMASVIHIHHSYEELQMHFAKDVLPREFGGEGPSCDDIAENWKQALQSKDGREIIANSEKLITDETKRPPRNFTRRFFGYLGSLRPFSTD; this is encoded by the exons ATGGAAATCCACAAAAATCCAGTCATGCAAAATCCGGTCATGCAAATGACGCAGGAGGAGCGATTGAGCCTCATGATAAGATACGGTATTACTGATGAAAAAAAGACTGAACATGATATTAAAGAAATAAGGGAATGGCTAACAACACAAAATCATCTTCTTGAGGCATCCAAGCATATGA ATGATGTTATAATAAAGCGAATGTATGCCATGGCAAAAGGGTCGATAGAAGACACTAAAACGAACATCGATAGATATTGCTCAGCCCGGGGACTGTTGCCAGAGTTGACCTTGAACAAGAGGATTGAAGACTTTGAACATTTTTGCCAGAAGGT GCAATACATAACCCTTCCCAAGCTTCATGCTAAAGATTTGAGTAGAATAACAGTAATCAGATATCTGACACCAGACCTGAGTGATGTTTCATTTCTAGTGTACATGCGGTATACAAATTTG GTAGAAGACTATAAACAAAACTTCGAATGCAACTTGGGATTGACAGTTATCGTTGATTATAAAAACTTGCCACTGAGTTTTCTGCTCAAAATATCTCCGATGTTGCTGAAACGGGCAGAAAATATGTTTACG AAAGCGTACGGTTACGATGTCAAAGCCATACACATGGTTAATGTGCCCAATTTCATAGACAAAGTTCTCTCGCTAGTTAGGTGCAGTCTCAGCAAAGAGATGGCTTCCGTCATACACATTCACCATTCTTACGAAGAACTACAAATGCACTTCGCTAAAGATGTGCTGCCTCGGGAATTTGGGGGAGAAGGTCCCTCCTGTGATGATATAGCAG AGAATTGGAAACAAGCCCTGCAGTCGAAAGATGGACGAGAAATTATTGCTAattcagagaaattgattacCGATGAAACGAAACGACCTCCGAGAAACTTCACTCGACGGTTCTTCGGGTACCTCGGCTCCTTACGGCCCTTCAGCACTGATTAA